A window of Candidatus Vicinibacter proximus contains these coding sequences:
- a CDS encoding glycosyltransferase family 4 protein — protein sequence MSRRILYLSYFYSPDLGAGSFRNTALTQALSKKLNSDDHIDVMSTLPNRYKMDNLMASVYEQINNLYVHRFKVASHGNGFVKQIFSFLTFRKQVLNKIHNQKYDLVFASSSKLFTAYLAYKIAKKRGLPLYVDLRDLFSENLAELIKIPFIGTFLSYIVRIYFERPVVQYATHINVNSEGFLESLKGLRNAKISFFPNGIDDFFLGHVQDVLLANEPKIICYAGNIGEGQGLEKIIPPLAKILGSKFLIRIIGDGSTKHKLQREIISHGLINVEILPPVPRSELHQYYCHAHYLFVHLNDYHSFKKVLPSKLFEYACFNIPIVAGVAGYAKEFIEKHIKDNVFVFEPCDVDKAANYFLNSEYQLKSRIEFIDRFKRTQISEDMADSIIQYLPSAT from the coding sequence ATGTCTAGAAGAATTTTATATCTCAGTTATTTTTATTCACCGGATTTGGGGGCGGGATCCTTTCGAAATACTGCCTTGACGCAAGCCCTTTCTAAAAAATTAAATAGCGATGATCATATTGATGTGATGTCTACCCTTCCAAATCGATATAAAATGGATAATTTGATGGCGAGCGTGTATGAGCAGATAAATAACCTATACGTTCACAGATTCAAAGTTGCAAGTCATGGAAATGGTTTTGTGAAACAGATATTTTCATTTTTGACTTTCCGAAAGCAGGTCTTGAATAAAATACACAATCAGAAATATGATCTTGTTTTTGCATCAAGTTCAAAGTTGTTTACTGCATATTTGGCTTATAAAATCGCCAAGAAAAGGGGATTGCCATTGTATGTTGATCTGAGAGATTTGTTTTCAGAGAACTTAGCAGAACTTATTAAAATTCCATTTATAGGTACATTTTTATCCTATATAGTGCGCATTTATTTTGAAAGACCTGTTGTCCAATATGCAACTCATATTAATGTAAATTCAGAGGGATTTTTAGAATCTCTGAAAGGTCTAAGAAATGCAAAAATTAGTTTCTTCCCTAATGGTATTGATGATTTTTTTCTTGGTCATGTGCAAGATGTTCTCTTGGCAAATGAGCCTAAAATTATATGCTATGCGGGCAATATTGGAGAAGGACAGGGTCTTGAAAAAATTATTCCGCCTTTGGCTAAAATATTGGGATCTAAATTTTTGATTAGAATCATTGGCGATGGTTCAACCAAGCATAAATTGCAGAGAGAAATTATCAGTCATGGTTTAATAAATGTGGAAATTCTTCCCCCAGTTCCTAGAAGCGAATTACATCAATATTATTGTCATGCCCATTATTTATTTGTTCATTTGAATGACTACCATTCTTTTAAAAAAGTACTTCCCTCTAAATTATTTGAATATGCATGTTTTAATATTCCTATTGTTGCAGGAGTGGCAGGATATGCAAAAGAATTTATAGAGAAACACATCAAAGACAATGTATTTGTATTTGAGCCATGCGATGTGGACAAAGCTGCAAATTATTTTTTGAATTCTGAATATCAGCTTAAGTCAAGAATTGAATTTATTGATCGTTTTAAACGAACTCAGATCTCTGAAGATATGGCTGATTCAATTATTCAGTATTTACCCTCCGCCACATGA
- a CDS encoding heparinase II/III-family protein, translated as MNLGLYLRTLTKLRASQIYFQVYYRIKGILPQKNYQRYFTKEIFPLETIYKPVYTGLKQSGCNKFSLLNISHDFGELIDWNISVHGRLWNYHLQYLDFLSDVGLELHERLALLEDISNCILEGSLRLEPYPVSIRLINTLVFFHGIPERNVLIEKAVLKQIDFLESNLEYHILANHFLENLIAMCLAAHFVKDRILIIKFTKRLLIELEEQILPDGAHYERSVMYHMNILNRLMILVSLQDLSQEAYFLLKRYITLMASWLFTFSEENNELPLFQDCARNECLSPDKLLEECRNLKIPYEFIPLKESGYRKFRLQNSVLWINSGNISPVYQPGHSHADLLNFVLHINQIPHIVDTGISTYEVNERRKYERGSGAHNVVIIDEKDQSEMWGAFRIGRRAKLKIINENSESLVSEVYQLCKPEWRHQRSFTCHPSEFVIHDFIKGIENCTGCALFHFDRNITSILIDQKEKFVEAGQIKLFFEGARQIYLEDYKQAIGFNQIENAQCLKVDFADMLITRIEVHV; from the coding sequence ATGAATTTGGGACTTTATTTAAGAACATTGACAAAGCTTAGGGCATCCCAAATTTATTTTCAAGTTTATTATAGAATCAAAGGCATCTTACCCCAAAAAAATTATCAAAGATACTTTACGAAGGAAATATTTCCATTAGAGACAATTTATAAACCTGTTTACACTGGTCTAAAGCAAAGCGGATGTAATAAATTTTCTTTACTCAACATAAGCCATGATTTTGGGGAGCTTATTGATTGGAATATTTCTGTACATGGCAGATTGTGGAATTACCACCTTCAATATCTTGATTTTTTAAGTGATGTAGGATTAGAACTTCATGAGCGTTTAGCTTTGTTGGAGGATATATCAAATTGTATATTAGAAGGAAGTTTAAGATTAGAACCTTATCCGGTGTCTATAAGGTTAATTAATACTTTGGTCTTTTTTCATGGAATACCGGAGAGGAACGTTCTTATTGAAAAAGCAGTATTGAAGCAAATTGATTTTCTTGAATCAAACCTCGAATATCATATTCTTGCAAATCATTTTTTGGAAAACTTGATTGCGATGTGTTTGGCAGCACACTTTGTAAAAGACCGGATTCTGATCATAAAATTTACAAAACGACTCCTGATCGAATTAGAAGAGCAAATTCTTCCCGATGGAGCGCATTATGAGAGATCCGTGATGTACCACATGAATATATTGAACAGACTGATGATTTTAGTTAGTTTGCAGGATTTAAGTCAGGAAGCTTATTTTCTTTTAAAACGGTACATAACCCTGATGGCATCATGGCTATTTACATTTTCAGAAGAAAACAATGAATTACCCTTATTTCAGGACTGTGCAAGGAACGAATGTTTAAGTCCAGATAAGTTATTGGAAGAATGTAGAAACCTTAAAATACCATACGAATTTATACCATTGAAGGAATCCGGTTATCGAAAGTTTCGACTACAGAATTCTGTTCTGTGGATCAATAGTGGAAACATTTCTCCTGTTTATCAACCCGGACATAGTCATGCGGATTTGCTAAATTTTGTTTTACACATAAACCAAATTCCTCACATCGTAGACACCGGAATTTCTACTTATGAGGTAAATGAACGCAGAAAATATGAACGTGGTTCTGGCGCCCATAATGTTGTCATCATTGATGAAAAAGATCAATCTGAAATGTGGGGGGCTTTTCGTATCGGTAGGAGAGCTAAATTGAAAATAATAAATGAAAATTCAGAATCCTTGGTTAGTGAAGTTTATCAACTTTGTAAACCTGAATGGCGCCACCAGAGAAGTTTTACTTGCCATCCATCAGAATTTGTCATCCACGATTTTATAAAGGGTATAGAGAATTGTACAGGGTGCGCATTGTTTCATTTTGATAGAAATATTACCTCAATATTGATTGATCAAAAAGAAAAATTTGTAGAAGCTGGACAAATAAAGCTATTTTTTGAAGGTGCCCGTCAAATTTATCTGGAAGATTACAAGCAAGCTATTGGGTTTAATCAAATAGAAAATGCACAATGTCTAAAGGTAGATTTTGCAGATATGTTGATCACGAGAATTGAAGTTCATGTCTAG
- a CDS encoding glycosyltransferase family 4 protein has protein sequence MRILLLSNSAWNIYNFRLGLIEALNDLGHEIYLSSPLDEFVSRIPADKYKEFYPVKHLTPRGQNPNKDLLLILELKKIFNYCNPDLILLFTIKPNIYGGIVSRYLEIPFVVNITGLGSQFTLHNRFGFIVQKLFLISLKKCKLALFHNQEDLDYFVEHKLLFPERVSVVNGSGVDVNRFRPEPRKSKDRLVFLFSGRLLREKGLGEYMEAAKILKEKNHAIDCYVLGPIESIEYDTDLKNEFDLARQNKDIFYFDGTHNVIPFLQAADVFVLPSYREGRSKAILEAMSMGLPIITCDVAGCRDVVVDGVNGYLVREQDPVSLYHAMDKMNSLSFEDRQQMGFYSRQFVMDKFEMSKVQIQYIQALKKWKLIG, from the coding sequence ATGAGAATTCTACTCCTCAGTAATTCTGCCTGGAATATTTACAATTTCAGACTTGGATTGATAGAAGCATTAAATGATCTCGGTCATGAGATATATCTATCCAGTCCATTAGATGAATTTGTTTCCAGAATTCCTGCTGATAAATACAAAGAGTTTTATCCAGTAAAACATCTTACTCCAAGAGGGCAGAATCCAAATAAAGATTTATTGTTAATTTTGGAATTGAAAAAAATATTTAATTATTGTAATCCTGATCTGATTTTATTATTTACCATTAAGCCTAATATCTATGGTGGCATTGTATCCCGATATCTAGAAATTCCATTTGTAGTTAATATTACCGGATTAGGATCACAGTTTACTTTGCATAATCGATTTGGATTTATTGTTCAGAAATTATTTCTCATTTCTTTAAAGAAATGTAAACTTGCATTATTTCATAATCAGGAAGATTTGGATTATTTTGTAGAACATAAATTATTATTTCCTGAAAGGGTCTCTGTTGTGAATGGTTCCGGTGTAGATGTAAATAGGTTCAGGCCGGAACCAAGAAAAAGTAAAGATCGATTGGTTTTTCTATTTTCCGGCAGGTTGCTAAGAGAAAAAGGATTAGGTGAGTATATGGAAGCCGCTAAAATTTTAAAAGAGAAAAATCATGCCATAGACTGTTATGTATTAGGACCTATTGAGAGCATTGAGTATGATACGGATCTAAAAAACGAATTTGATCTGGCAAGGCAGAATAAGGATATATTTTATTTTGATGGAACTCATAATGTTATCCCCTTTCTACAAGCTGCAGATGTCTTCGTGCTTCCTTCCTATCGTGAAGGAAGATCAAAGGCTATTTTAGAGGCAATGTCTATGGGTTTACCCATTATTACATGCGATGTTGCAGGATGCAGAGATGTTGTTGTGGATGGAGTAAATGGTTATTTAGTAAGAGAACAGGACCCTGTTAGTCTTTATCATGCCATGGATAAAATGAATAGTTTAAGTTTTGAAGATCGGCAACAGATGGGTTTTTACAGCAGGCAATTTGTTATGGATAAATTTGAGATGAGCAAAGTACAGATCCAATATATACAGGCATTAAAGAAGTGGAAACTAATTGGGTAA